From Neodiprion pinetum isolate iyNeoPine1 chromosome 7, iyNeoPine1.2, whole genome shotgun sequence, a single genomic window includes:
- the LOC124222624 gene encoding WD repeat-containing protein CG11141 isoform X2, translating into MSSKVERYNIGGLHKKAVTTVEWSKNGMKLFSGDQDGLVVITEIDFYMHLSKSSELLNEKYPVVQLSYQQGLLLVSTVFRTILVNRNQNDKVSQVGQKERKMLGKLGACFGPRQSPFQEPVIYCSRPGVRLWQADKHGTVLKTLIFKDALQTGYTEVELLNPVSENTKKSRGEPTLGIILPFCEDLLVTYSDDVVYVINPINVGITSAVTDLRRVTSVACNKDELFILEGDRNIIRVAYHPETDTLLSVPEVETTTDPLPSLAEISKPIAAGIMELTSKFKESSIVPAIPLLKINPSNLIQSISIMPTITVGTDTTTVTKGEEAIEIPHIPPLGVEMNLITEVTEEPATTDFESGNRNDIIQKKTQDERWRIFQKIGEQEFEDIVFTPERKNKKFIRSCLNGNENRVTTTDCMNSSTEPTVFDKMPLKSNQVEPIKSSPFTVYHDINLELGTKNLLCDTIAIPGTEQPPAAFHCDDENASPLENLADSENFNGIRVEIDCTVSSNESLNHIITDYNDNPDTESIDEEDESYTTELKKLQDLGECTKQLLQQKSNQSHKTHGIDEVDFNSGSSAHKERNHELESQFNALSKEFITLSSIEEEDWVLV; encoded by the exons atgtcttccAAG GTTGAACGCTACAACATCGGTGGTCTCCATAAAAAAGCTGTAACCACTGTTGAATGGtcaaaaaatggaatgaaacTGTTCAGTGGAGATCAAGATGGTCTTGTAGTGATAACAGAAATTGATTTCTACATG cACTTGTCCAAGTCATCGGAATTACTCAATGAAAAGTACCCAGTAGTCCAGTTGAGTTATCAACAAGGCCTTTTACTAGTTTCGACAGTCTTTCGCACAATTCTTGTGAACCGAAACCAAAATGACAAGGTGTCTCAGGTTGGCCAGAAAGAACGTAAAAT GTTGGGAAAATTAGGGGCATGCTTTGGTCCTCGTCAAAGCCCATTTCAAGAACCTGTCATTTACTGTAGCAGGCCTGGTGTCAGACTGTGGCAAGCCGATAAACACGGAACTGTTCTGAAAACACTGATCTTCAAG GATGCTCTCCAGACTGGATATACGGAAGTTGAGTTATTGAATCCAGTTTCAGAGAATACTAAAAAAAGCCGCGGTGAACCAACACTTGGTATTATATTGCCATTTTGTGAGGATTTGTTGGTGACGTACAGCGATGATGTTGTCTATGTAATAAACCCTATCAATGTTGGAATAACGTCGGCTGTCACAGATCTAAGGCGGGTCACAAGCGTTGCTTGTAATAAAGATGAGTTATTCATATTGGAGGGAGATAGGAATATTATTCGCGTTGCTTATCATCCAGAAACAGATACTCTTTTATCTG TTCCAGAGGTGGAAACTACAACAGATCCATTACCGTCGCTGGCAGAAATCAGTAAGCCAATAGCTGCTGGAATTATGGAATTGACATCTAAATTTAAAGAAAGTTCTATTGTACCAGCAATTCCACTTCTCAAAATTAACCCCAGCAACCTAATCCAGTCCATAag CATCATGCCTACAATTACAGTCGGGACAGATACTACAACAGTAACAAAAGGGGAAGAAGCTATAGAAATTCCGCATATTCCTCCGTTAGGcgttgaaatgaatttgataACTGAGGTGACTGAAGAGCCTGCTACCACGGATTTCGAATCTGGGAATCGGAACGATATTATTCAGAAGAAAACACAAGATGAGCGCTGGCGAATATTCCAAAAGATCGGTGAACAGGAATTTGAGGATATTGTATTCACTCCTgaacggaaaaacaaaaaattcatacgtAGCTGCTTGAATGGAAATGAGAATAGAGTAACAACTACTGATTGCATGAATTCGTCCACTGAACCAACAGTTTTTGATAAAATGCCGCTGAAGAGCAATCAAGTAGAGCCAATTAAGTCGTCCCCCTTTACCGTATACCACGACATCAACTTGGAACTAGGAACCAAGAATTTGCTGTGCGATACTATAGCTATCCCAGGTACAGAACAACCTCCAGCAGCTTTCCATTGCGATGATGAGAATGCAAGTCCTTTAGAAAACCTCGCTGACTCAGAAAACTTCAATGGCATACGAGTTGAAATTGATTGTACTGTCAGTTCAAACGAATCATTGAACCATATAATCACAGACTACAACGATAATCCAGATACTGAATCAATTGATGAGGAAGATGAAAGTTATAcaacagaattgaaaaagttgCAAGACCTTGGAGAATGTACCAAACAATTATTACAACAAAAATCTAACCAGAGTCATAAAACACATGGAATAGACGAAGTTGACTTCAACTCTGGATCATCTGCGCataaagaaagaaatcacGAGTTGGAAAGTCAATTTAATG
- the LOC138191240 gene encoding uncharacterized protein: MTHYQVINKNEHEQEKHDRRAVPIVRRTSSISLNNNKTIVVKRNHFPLISGCAMTIHKSQGGTYDEVVYEYSKSRCIPLLYVALTRITSIEGLFICNSQVNLRFYHGRRVDSSVSSLQQEFKRLSLNKLTTLQGLTTDFTNSRNKLNIYTLNCQSLRKHTTDLQDSICQSSNFLSLTETWLPADESVDLPNFHCIAKFKRQNVRAAGVAIYKNNNTSHITTFNMDLVVQNATDVHVSQTSIGDMCASHVKLEDGSELIMIVMYISPNKKMNDIISFLHERLFPYSHRGSIIFKTNKDKLALILAEDFNVNFAKHESTPLITFLQEEFQLQINNNSREPITRYGTYIIDSW; the protein is encoded by the exons ATGACACACTATCAAGTTATCA ATAAAAACGAGCACGAGCAAGAAAAGCACGATAGACGTGCTGTACCTATTGTACGTCGAACTTCAAGTATATCactcaataataataaaaccaTTGTGGTCAAAagaaatcattttccattGATATCAGGATGTGCTATGACTATTCATAAGTCTCAAGGAGGTACATATGACGAGGTGGTCTATGAGTATAGTAAAAGTCGTTGTATTCCATTACTTTACGTAGCTTTAACACGAATAACAAGTATTGAAGGGTTGTTTATATGTAACAGTCAGGTTAATTTAAGATTTTATCATGGAAGAAGAGTAGATTCATCAGTTTCAAGTTTACAGCAAGAATTTAAAAGATTATCTTTAAATAAACTTACTACATTGCAAGGACTGACCACTGATTTTACGAACTccagaaataaattaaacatttataCTTTAAACTGCCAAAGTCTCAGAAAACATACTACTGATTTACAAGATTCTATTTGTCAAAGTAGTAACTTTTTATCACTAACTGAAACATGGCTTCCTGCTGATGAATCAGTCGACTTACCTAATTTTCATTGTATAGCTAAATTTAAACGACAAAATGTTAGAGCCGCTGGAGTTGCCATttataaaaacaacaatacTTCACATATTACTACATTCAACATGGATCTAGTAGTTCAAAATGCTACAGACGTTCATGTCTCCCAAACATCTATTGGCGATATGTGTGCTTCGCATGTTAAACTAGAAGATGGGAGTGAATTAATTATGATTGTTATGTACATTTCacctaataaaaaaatgaatgacatcatttcatttttacacGAGAGATTATTTCCGTACAGTCACAGAggttcaataattttcaaaaccaaTAAAGATAAACTAGCATTGATTTTAGCTGAGGATTTCAatgtaaattttgcaaaacatGAATCAACGCCATTAATTACGTTCCTCCAAGAAGAATTTCAATTGCAAATTAACAACAATTCAAGAGAACCTATTACCAGATATGGAACATATATTATAGattcttggtga
- the LOC138191215 gene encoding uncharacterized protein, which yields MPTCIVPGCTSGYSSNPEKVHFFTIPRDPTSEKLWKDAVHRANSSVKAGRAVCEKHFLKDEILWQRQLLGPSGQVVGIGQYKIPRLRKGCVPSQFSWTISENVIDKSIDMFPSQFSSLGSLEQTETLTSNIEENIISSSKADLIQDKSIPSNLASEIPMERGHVSPAIQSISVKSASSVSLEFTELLTAEVSLPSGWIKYNTGCGGKKLVFFYTNKTLEIEKTYHMFPFKNVAVEENMSIQLKIVGILLDASKFDMPRYITSIEQLQDLLLKIHRLTVCSGAIQSSVTSGLEASSNALRKDIGDTWRHNQCALLLFNDKICAHCRSAKNTFKKSCRRHARDEVNPQKKKQLSVLLKKYRSALRAKRLAREKIKTLKSKVFEIRRQLARCSNQHLKRHVKDGNIPRSREAQKLERTK from the exons ATGCCGACGTGCATTGTGCCCGGCTGTACTTCGGGATACTCTTCGAATCCGGAAAAAGtgcatttttttacaataccgAGAGATCCCACGAGTGAAAAGTTGTGGAAAGATGCAGTGCATCGAGCCAATAGTTCTGTTAAAGCAGGAAGAGCGGTGTGTGAAAAACACTTTTTGAAGGACGAAATTCTTTGGCAGCGTCAATTGCTCGGTCCTAGTGGACAGGTAGTTGGAATA GGACAATACAAAATACCTCGATTGAGAAAAGGATGTGTGCCATCGCAGTTTTCATGGACGATATCAGAGAATGTGATCGATAAGTCTATTGATATGTTTCCCTCTCAATTTTCTTCACTGGGATCTCTAGAGCAGACCGAGACTTTAACGTCGAATATCGAAGAGAATATTATTTCTTCATCTAAAGCCGATCTTATTCAAGATAAAAGTATACCGAGCAATTTAGCCAGTGAAATTCCAATGGAGCGAGGCCATGTATCTCCAGCAATTCAAAGTATCAGTGTTAAGAGTGCTTCGAGTGTAAGCCTGGAATTTACAGAACTCCTGACAGCAGAAGTGAGTCTTCCTTCAGGGTGGATAAAATATAACACTGGCTGCGGAGGAAAAAAGTTGGTTTTCTTTTATACCAATAAAACCCTGGAGATCGAGAAGACGTATCACATGTTTCCATTTAAAAATGTAGCGGTGGAGGAGAATATGTCCATTCAGTTGAAGATTGTCGGTATTTTGCTCGATGCGAGTAAGTTTGACATGCCTCGCTACATTACTAGCATCGAACAATTACAGGATTTGTTGTTGAAGATTCATCGTCTCACTGTGTGTTCTGGTGCCATACAGTCGTCGGTCACATCTGGATTGGAAGCAAGCTCCAACGCATTACGAAAAGATATCGGCGATACTTGGCGTCACAATCAGTGTGCTCTGCTACTTTTCAATGACAAAATTTGTGCCCATTGTAGGTCAGCAAAgaatacttttaaaaaaagctgTCGAAGACATGCTCGAGACGAAGTGAatccacaaaaaaaaaagcagttGTCAGTGTTGCTGAAGAAATATCGCTCTGCGCTTCGAGCCAAACGACTCGcgcgagaaaaaattaaaacgctAAAATCGAAGGTTTTCGAAATTCGTCGACAATTGGCACGGTGCAGTAATCAACATCTTAAGCGTCATGTGAAGGATGGAAATATACCTCGAAGCCGCGAAGCACAGAAACTCGAAAGGACGAAATAA
- the LOC124222624 gene encoding WD repeat-containing protein CG11141 isoform X1 translates to MTTPMCEDGGLLREWVPLTKLLQQIPLKSQNGLFTQDVNFTCIDAVTEFIAIGTNHGLVYWYDREKGDLQRLRCENTNTSITCVRVISTVDYMVAAGNDQGIVTVFQIPKNPPDSLPDSLKPKQKKQVERYNIGGLHKKAVTTVEWSKNGMKLFSGDQDGLVVITEIDFYMHLSKSSELLNEKYPVVQLSYQQGLLLVSTVFRTILVNRNQNDKVSQVGQKERKMLGKLGACFGPRQSPFQEPVIYCSRPGVRLWQADKHGTVLKTLIFKDALQTGYTEVELLNPVSENTKKSRGEPTLGIILPFCEDLLVTYSDDVVYVINPINVGITSAVTDLRRVTSVACNKDELFILEGDRNIIRVAYHPETDTLLSVPEVETTTDPLPSLAEISKPIAAGIMELTSKFKESSIVPAIPLLKINPSNLIQSISIMPTITVGTDTTTVTKGEEAIEIPHIPPLGVEMNLITEVTEEPATTDFESGNRNDIIQKKTQDERWRIFQKIGEQEFEDIVFTPERKNKKFIRSCLNGNENRVTTTDCMNSSTEPTVFDKMPLKSNQVEPIKSSPFTVYHDINLELGTKNLLCDTIAIPGTEQPPAAFHCDDENASPLENLADSENFNGIRVEIDCTVSSNESLNHIITDYNDNPDTESIDEEDESYTTELKKLQDLGECTKQLLQQKSNQSHKTHGIDEVDFNSGSSAHKERNHELESQFNALSKEFITLSSIEEEDWVLV, encoded by the exons ATGACAACACCCATGTGCGAAGATGGCGGGTTGCTCAGGGAATGGGTACCGCTAACCAAACTTCTCCAACAAATACCACTGAAGTCTCAAAACGGTCTGTTTACACAGGATGTTAATTTCACATGCATTGATGCTGTAACAGAATTCATTGCTATTGGCACTAACCATGGCTTGGTTTATTGGTACGACAGGGAGAAAGGAGACCTTCAAAGGCTACGTTGcgaa aatACAAATACATCAATTACGTGTGTAAGGGTGATATCGACAGTGGATTACATGGTAGCGGCAGGAAATGATCAAGGCATAGtaacagtttttcaaattccaaaaAACCCTCCAGACTCATTACCGGATAGTCTTAAACCAAAACAGAAAAAGCAA GTTGAACGCTACAACATCGGTGGTCTCCATAAAAAAGCTGTAACCACTGTTGAATGGtcaaaaaatggaatgaaacTGTTCAGTGGAGATCAAGATGGTCTTGTAGTGATAACAGAAATTGATTTCTACATG cACTTGTCCAAGTCATCGGAATTACTCAATGAAAAGTACCCAGTAGTCCAGTTGAGTTATCAACAAGGCCTTTTACTAGTTTCGACAGTCTTTCGCACAATTCTTGTGAACCGAAACCAAAATGACAAGGTGTCTCAGGTTGGCCAGAAAGAACGTAAAAT GTTGGGAAAATTAGGGGCATGCTTTGGTCCTCGTCAAAGCCCATTTCAAGAACCTGTCATTTACTGTAGCAGGCCTGGTGTCAGACTGTGGCAAGCCGATAAACACGGAACTGTTCTGAAAACACTGATCTTCAAG GATGCTCTCCAGACTGGATATACGGAAGTTGAGTTATTGAATCCAGTTTCAGAGAATACTAAAAAAAGCCGCGGTGAACCAACACTTGGTATTATATTGCCATTTTGTGAGGATTTGTTGGTGACGTACAGCGATGATGTTGTCTATGTAATAAACCCTATCAATGTTGGAATAACGTCGGCTGTCACAGATCTAAGGCGGGTCACAAGCGTTGCTTGTAATAAAGATGAGTTATTCATATTGGAGGGAGATAGGAATATTATTCGCGTTGCTTATCATCCAGAAACAGATACTCTTTTATCTG TTCCAGAGGTGGAAACTACAACAGATCCATTACCGTCGCTGGCAGAAATCAGTAAGCCAATAGCTGCTGGAATTATGGAATTGACATCTAAATTTAAAGAAAGTTCTATTGTACCAGCAATTCCACTTCTCAAAATTAACCCCAGCAACCTAATCCAGTCCATAag CATCATGCCTACAATTACAGTCGGGACAGATACTACAACAGTAACAAAAGGGGAAGAAGCTATAGAAATTCCGCATATTCCTCCGTTAGGcgttgaaatgaatttgataACTGAGGTGACTGAAGAGCCTGCTACCACGGATTTCGAATCTGGGAATCGGAACGATATTATTCAGAAGAAAACACAAGATGAGCGCTGGCGAATATTCCAAAAGATCGGTGAACAGGAATTTGAGGATATTGTATTCACTCCTgaacggaaaaacaaaaaattcatacgtAGCTGCTTGAATGGAAATGAGAATAGAGTAACAACTACTGATTGCATGAATTCGTCCACTGAACCAACAGTTTTTGATAAAATGCCGCTGAAGAGCAATCAAGTAGAGCCAATTAAGTCGTCCCCCTTTACCGTATACCACGACATCAACTTGGAACTAGGAACCAAGAATTTGCTGTGCGATACTATAGCTATCCCAGGTACAGAACAACCTCCAGCAGCTTTCCATTGCGATGATGAGAATGCAAGTCCTTTAGAAAACCTCGCTGACTCAGAAAACTTCAATGGCATACGAGTTGAAATTGATTGTACTGTCAGTTCAAACGAATCATTGAACCATATAATCACAGACTACAACGATAATCCAGATACTGAATCAATTGATGAGGAAGATGAAAGTTATAcaacagaattgaaaaagttgCAAGACCTTGGAGAATGTACCAAACAATTATTACAACAAAAATCTAACCAGAGTCATAAAACACATGGAATAGACGAAGTTGACTTCAACTCTGGATCATCTGCGCataaagaaagaaatcacGAGTTGGAAAGTCAATTTAATG